TTGAAGACACTGTGAGAAGGAGGGACCGTTATATCATCCCAAGAATGGAGAGACACGCTGGAAGCGGTGACCATTATACCAGATCCACCAATCAAGCTTTGTGTTTTGTGAGAGAAGAGGAACTAGTGTGGGTATTGAAGATAATGCAGCCAAGCTCAAAGGGTGGCTGGTCGATGATTTGGAAGAAAGGAACACCAAAATCACCACCGTATGGGGGATGGGTGGAGTAGGTAAAACTACTTTAGTTCATCATGTCTATAAGATTGTAAAAGTGGATTTTGATGCTGCTGCATGGGTAACTGTGTCTAAGAGTTACAAAATTGAGGATTTGCTGAAGAAAATCGCTACAGAGTTTGGCATGACAATTGATTTTGGTATTATGGATATGAGAAGATCAGTTGAGGTCATCCGTAAACATCTCGAAGGTAAAAAATATATCTTGGTGTTGGATGGTGTGTGGGAACAAGATGTGTGGATAAACCATATCATGCCTGTGTTTCCGGCTAATTGTATTAGCCGATTTGTTCTCACATCAAGAttatctgaagttgcatcatTGGCAAGTAGTAACTGTGCAATTAAGCTGGAACCACTGAAAGACAATCACTCTTATATGTTATTTTGCAAGTCAGCCTTTTGGAACAATGATGATAAAAGGTGTCCTGCAGAGTTATGGGATTTGGCCACAAAGTTCTTACAAAAGTGTGAAGGTTTGCCTATTGCGATTGCATGCATAGGCCGCCTACTGTCCTGCAAACCCCCAACATACACTGAATGGGAAAGTTTGTACGAGAAGTTGCTGTCGGTTAAAAAATACAATCCCTGGTGTTGATTCCATTCTGAAAATCAGCTTGGAGGATCTTCCATATGAATTGAAGAATTGTTTCTTACATTGTGCACTGTTTCCTGAGGATTATGAAATGAAGAGGAGGAGGTTCTGATGAACAATGAGTCTGGATGAGTGAAATGTTGCCGAATGCATGATGTCATCCGTCATCTTGCCATTGACAAAGCAGAGAGAATGTTTCGGTAAAGTTTATGAGGGCCATGAGATGATTTTGGTACATCGAACACGTAGACTGTCAATACAGACCACTAATATTGAAATGTTAAATCTATCAAGTGCGATACATCTCCGTGCAATACATGTTTTTACGAGTTTTGTTGATATTGATCTGTTGTGGCCTATCCTTTCATCTTCAATTTTATTATCAACATTGGATCTGCAAGGTACTGAAATCAAGGTGCTGCCTAATGAGATCTTTGGCTTGGTTAACCTGCGTTTCTTGGGTCTACGGAACACTGACATTGAGATTCTGCCAGAGGCCATTGGAAGATTAGCAAATTTAGAAGTATTGGACACGTCATGTACTTGTCTGCTAACTTTACCAAATGATGTAGCTAAACTAAAGAATCTTAGATACCTATATGCAACTGTGAAGGTCATTGAAGGACCTTTCTGGCATCATTGTGGAGTGAAAGTGCCTAGGGGCATAAAGAACTTGACAGGACTACATGCTCTGCAGAATATTAAAACTAGTTCAGAGACTATGTGATGTTGCAGCTTTGACAGAGTCAAGAACATTTTCAGTTGACGATGTGACAAGTGAACACTTGTTAAACTTGCGTAATGCCATCCGGAAGATGACCAATCTTATCAGTTTGTCAATTACTATGTCAAAAGAAAATGAAGTATTGCCACTAGAAGAACTCTGCTTACCAGAAACTCTTTGTAAACTTGGACTGACAGGGCAGCTGGAAAAGAAACGGATGCATCATACTCACATCATGGTTGCACCTTAACAACATCACTGAACTCTATCTGATGtcctccaaacttgatgagaatTCATTTCCTAGTCTCGTGGTGTTGCGTACTTTATACTTAATTACCTTCTATAAGGCTTATGATGGAAAGAAATTATGCTTGTGTTCACAATCATTCCCTAGACTGAGAGAACTACGAATATGGTGTGCTCCGCAGCTCAACCAAGTTGAAATAGAAGAAGATGCAGTTGGAAACCTTGTTAAGCTATGGTTTGTAGAGTTCCCAGAACTGAACTGCCTCCCTCAAGGCATCGAGTATCTTACAATCCTTGATGAGTTACGTTTCGAAAATACTGCAGTTGAGCTTAGGGAGATTGCAAATCAATGCGATGAAGAACTTTTGAAGATAAGCCACATTAGAAAGTTAATTGTTATATGAAATGAGAAAAACTTTAGGCTAAGAATTATTTCCAGAGAAGGGAATGACTTCTCTGAATGAAGGCTTCCATGCTAGCTGGTATTCCCTGAGTTGGTATACAAGGTATGATTTTCTGTGGCTTGGAGGGCATGGGGCGGCGACATACTATCACTCCTAAACGTCTGATTGTTCGTTTTGTTTTCTACAGGTTGCTACTGCCTTTGTTGGTCTGCTTTGGTGGTGCAGTTTTGTGGTTACTGAACATGTATTGAGCTAACAATCTAGGAGGCACATGGACATGCGTCCAGCAGGGAAGGGAAGGGCATGAATTCTTCATTGGTACTGTAATTGCGTATGTGGAGCATTGTTTTTCTTTGCCAAAGGTAGAATATACGGTCATGATTTGCAACTAGAGTGTTGTGTTGTAAATTGCAAGGAGAAGTAAAAACTGTAGACTTGATAAAATATGCCATTTTAACATACATTAGGTATTCCTCATTTTGGTAAGCACTTCTATTAATTTTTGTCCTTGTTTATTACTTCCTCCATTATAAGTTATAAGACAACGCTGTATTCCTCCTTGTTTATTACTTCCACCATTAATTTTTGTCCTtgtttctaaatacattgcttttactatgtatttagacatattgtatatctaagtgtatatCAAAAATTATGTATataaaaaagccaaaacgtcttataatttgaaattggaatggagggagtatataatatGTTGAATTTTGTTGCTACGTGTGCATTAAAGCGCACTCGGGTCTTTGGAGCTCTAGAGCTTCGCCCCTGTTGGTACACATTAAAGAATGGAGAGTGTGAATACACATTTGGGCCTGATGTTGATTGTTTTAAACGTTGGGTTCCTTCCTTGGATCAGTCCATTATTGTTACATAGCTGCTGTACAAATACTCCACTTGTTTGATGTTTCTACTACAAATAACTTGGTTGTGATGGGCGTTTGCTCAAACCAAAGCTAGTTACTACTATCTGCAGCCAATGACAACTGCATTTGCTTGGGCTCCGAAAAGCGAGCGTGCCTGTAAACAGCGAGGGTCGGCATTGTTGGAGCGAGCTAGATCTTGGGAGCTGTTGGATCAGGATTGGACATTGGATAAGGAGTGGTGGCAGAGGAACTGAATCTGAGTCCCATCTCTCTGATCTTAATTGGTGTTCTTAACCGTATCTCTAATCGCAATCCATCAGATCGTGTTCAAGGGCCTTGCATTGGATTGCACGCCTGGCCGGAGGCGCTGGCGGAGATGGAGCTTGCGTGGGGCACGCCACCAAGCTGCAGCGACACCTCGAGCTTGCCTATGGCAAGTGCAACCGCCTCGTCAAGGAGACCTGTGGCTGGATAATTAGTCCACGCAGAGATCGATCAAGAAGCAGAGAGATGCAGATAGAAACGGGCATATGGCATACCCGTACCGGCCCATTGGGCCTACCTATGGGGATTAGTAAAATTAGTGAATGGATATGGGTAAATCCTGGATTTGGTTACAGTTATCCACGGTTTTGGCCAATGGCATTGCTAGATCTGCCCCTAATACTACATCTGTGTGAACAGACAGTATGATCAACCATAACAATTAAAAAGTCAGCATGAGCTACCAGTGAGCACCAACACCAACAATGAGCTAGCCAAAAATCGTTGACAAATCTTCCATTGGAAAAAGAATCATCTCATTGGCCTATGCAAGAGATGTAAGGCGAAAGGATACAAGAACAGTCACTAGTAAAATAAAGGTTTATTCTGGTTTTGCTCAATCGTACTGCTAAACAAATCTTGCCATTGCTTTCTCCTTCGTCTCACTCTTTTGACCGTGTTGGTAGCATGGTTGCCCAGGCAGTCATTGAAAAGGACAAGATGGTCATATTAATTGTAATAGGCTAATAGCATAAGTTCCGGGCCCACATTGTGAAGACATTATTTTTCTTGGTCTTCGTTCCATGAAGCTGCAAAAAACTCATCTCTTGTTGGTCGTTGTTCTAGGGCCTTGCTGCATCTTTGCTACAGCAGAAGCAACTCCTCCACTCTGCCTCGAGGTTTGATAGTGGCTCCAGCAGGGGCTTGATCTGCAGCACATGCTTGTTTCGCTTCACCATACTCAGGTAGCATATTTTGTAAGTTCACAGTTTGTTCAATGTTGGTTCCAAAGTTCCGATTGTTGACTGAATGCAATCTCTGAAAATTGAATTTATTTTGTGAGATTTAGGTCTGGAGGTCACGAGCTTAAACTTGTGACTATATATATAAGCAAGTCAAGCAAACACAGACAACCACCATGGCAGAGGCAGTTGTTGGAGTGCTGATTGGCAAGCTAGGTGCAGCCTTGGCAAAAGAAGCAGCACCCTACGGTGCATCCCTGCTTTGCAGTGAAGCTTCTTCCCTCAAGGGTCTGTTTAGGGAGATCCACAAAGCCGAGAGGGAGTTAGAGAGCATGAAGGCATACTTGCCCGAGTCAGAGACCTTCAAGGATATTGATGAGACCACGGGCATCTTCATCAAGAATATCTAGGAACTCTCTTTCCGTATCGAGGATGTCATCGACGAGTTCTTATACAAGCATGAGGACGAGAAGCATGGAGGATTTGCAGCCAAGATAAAGAAGAGGATCAAGCATGACAAGGTTTGGTGCCGTCTAGCTCACAACCTCCATGATATCAATATCGAGCTTGAGGCCGCTAAAAAAAGAAGGGACTGTTATGTCACACCAGCAGGAACAGGAAGACACGTTAGAAGCAGTGACCATCATGCTAGATCTAATGGTCAAACTATGTGTTTTGCAAGGGACGAGGATCTGGTGGGTATTGAGGATAATGCAGAAAAGCTAAAGCTGTGGCTACTACGTGATTTGGaagaaaataacaaaaaaaaaaaagctacagTATGGGGTATGGGTGGAGTAGGTAAAACTACCTTGGTTAATCATGTCTATAAGATTGTGAAATTGGATTTTGATGCTGCTGCATGGGTAACTGTGTCAATGAATTACCAAATTGATGACTTACTAAAGAAGATTGCCAGAGAATTTGGCATCCCATTTGATGCTAGCAACATGGAAATGACAAATCTAGTCTTGGCCATCCGCAGCTATCTTGATGGTAAAAGGTACATCTTAGTTTTGGATGACATGTGGGAAATGAATGTGTGGATTAGTATCATGGATGTCTTTCCAAGTAATTGTATTAGTAGGTTTATTTTCACAACAAGGAAATATGAAGTTGCATCATTTGCCACTGAGAAATGTGTGATTAAGCTGGAGCCACTTGGAGACAATAACTCTTGGAAGTTGTTTTGCATGCTAGTTTTTAGGAACAATGGTGACTACATGTGCCCATTAGAGTTAAAGGATTTATCTATAAAGTTCTTACAGAAGTGTAAAGGTTTGCCTATCGCTATTCAATGGATAGCTCGCCTACTTTCTTACAAACCGCCAACTACCTCTGTGTGGAAAAATGTGCACGATGAGTTAGTGTTGCAGTCAACTAAAAATGTGATCCCTGGTATTGATGTCATTTTAAAAGTGAGCCTGGAGGATCTTACATATGAGTTAAAGAACTGCTTCTTACATTGTACTatatttcctgaggattatttaTTGAAGAGGAAGAGGTTAATAAGGCACTGGATCactgccggattcatcaaggaagtagagaACAAAACATTGGAAGAAGTGGCTGAGGGCTGCCTGAATGAGCTTGTAAACCGAAGTTTACTAGAAGTTGTGAAGAAGAATGAGTTTGGACGAGTGAAACATTGTCGAATGCATGATATCGTCTACCTTGTTGCCCTTGACAAGGCAAAGGAGGAATGCTTTGGTAATGTTTACAAGGGCCAAGAGACATTTTCATTGGATAGCACACGTCGATTGTCTATACAGAGCACTGGTACTAAAACATCACATGAGTCCTTTTCAAATTCAGTGACAAAATATCAATCTAGTGCAACACATATACGTGCAGTCTATGCTTTCACGAGTCATGTCGATATTGATATGCTGAGGCCTGTCATTGCATCTTCCCACTTGCTGTCAACATTGGATCTGGAAGGTTgtcaaatcaaaaagttacccAATGAAGTTTTCGACTTGTTTAACCTGCGGTTTTTGGGTCTTAGGTATACTGGTATTGAAATTCTACCTGAGGCAGTAGGAAGATTACAAAACCTAGAAGTACTTGATGCTTTGTTTACTCCTCTCTCCTCTTTCCCCAAGGGTGTAGGAAAACTAAAGAGGCTTTGGTTCCTGTACGCATGTACACTGCATAAGGGACCTAATCTTCTATGGTATGGTGGAATTAAAGTGCCTAGGACCATAACGAACTTAACTGGGCTTCATAATCTGGAAACTATTGAAGCAAGTTTAGAGACTCTATCCGATGTTGCATCTTTGACGGTGCTAAGAGCATTTTTGGTTTGCAATGTGAAAAGGGAGCATGCTTCAAACCTGTGCAAGGCTGTAAAGAACATGAGACATCTGGTCCATTTGACAATTGCAACTTCAGACAATGAAAATCAAATATTACCACTGGAAGCACTTGATTTACCAGGAACTCTTTCTAAACTTGTACTGCAAGGGTGTCTGGAAAAGGAACGGATGCCTCAGATTATCTCATCCTGGTTGCAGCTCAAAAGTCTCACTAAATTGTCTCTGATATCCTCCAAACTTGATGAAGTCTCATTTTCTAGTCTCATGGAGTTACGTGATTTATGCTATCTTGAACTGGTTCAGGCTTACGATGGGAAGAAACTGTACTTCTCTGAATCGTCGTTTCCTAGACTCCAACGGCTAGGAATATTCAGTGCTACGCAGCTTAACCAAGTGCAAATAGAAGAAGGCGCACTGGAAAACCTTGAAGAGCTAAGGTTCAACAACTGCCCAAATTTGGAGTGCATACCTCATGGTATTGAGTACCTCACAGCAATTGAAGAATTATATTTGGAAAATGTTGCAGAGGAGCTCGTAGAGAAGCTTATTAAGCAAGAAAGTGGAGTAAATGAATTCAATGAAGAACTTGCAAAGATTAGCCACATTAAATTGATTTTTGTTATGTCAACTGAGAAAAAGTATCGGAAAAGAATTGTTCCGTTAAGAGTTAAAGAACTCACAGGATAAAGGGTTGGATGTTATTTCCATATGATGTACAAGGTATGCATTTTGTGTGGTTTCTTATTTATTGGGTAAGCCGTAGTAACACGTGGTAATCCTGAGTGTTTGGTTGGTCCTTTGTTCCTTCAGGTTGCTGCGGTGTCAGGTGATTCGCTTAAACTGAACATTCCATGCGTCAACACCAAGGGGTGCACATGGCATGCGTGTAGCAGCGAGGAGAGGGCCTGGACTGAAGCAGGTGGTTATCCATCCTGATCAACATCTTTTTTGCAAATAATTTAACAAATTAAGCGTGAACACTGTTATAGTATAAGCACGAGCATCCTTGTGTAGATAGTGCTAGCTTTGTGTTTTGGTGTAATTGATTATATGGTCCGGTTTCCATTTAATATGTTTCGAAACTTCTCGTCTCTCAGATCTGTAATAGACACTTGTGGATTTTTTATTGCTTTGGATTCATGTACTTCACGTTTAATTTTGATTGGTTTGGGTTCATGTACTATTGTAGTTCATAGTTATTGCAGAGGACAAAATTGTTTccgttttttttctaaaaagaatATACTTCACGGTTGAGGCATCTGCCAAAGTGGTGTGGTTAATTTCCATATCTGAACTGATTCTAAACTGATTTTTGAGGATGCAGGAAAGAGTTTGAGATAACTGATCGGATAAAACCTAATCCGGCCACAGATGCATCATAGGAAATGGGATTTTAAAAATCTAAAGGTTATGGATTATCTGATATATTAGTATAGATTAACCGAAGTTCAAAAAGGATTATCCAATAACTTTTCTTGgccacaagcataatagaacaacTTT
This sequence is a window from Miscanthus floridulus cultivar M001 chromosome 10, ASM1932011v1, whole genome shotgun sequence. Protein-coding genes within it:
- the LOC136486586 gene encoding disease resistance protein RPM1-like, yielding MCFARDEDLVGIEDNAEKLKLWLLRDLEENNKKKKATVWGMGGVGKTTLVNHVYKIVKLDFDAAAWVTVSMNYQIDDLLKKIAREFGIPFDASNMEMTNLVLAIRSYLDGKRYILVLDDMWEMNVWISIMDVFPSNCISRFIFTTRKYEVASFATEKCVIKLEPLGDNNSWKLFCMLVFRNNGDYMCPLELKDLSIKFLQKCKGLPIAIQWIARLLSYKPPTTSVWKNVHDELVLQSTKNVIPGIDVILKVSLEDLTYELKNCFLHCTIFPEDYLLKRKRLIRHWITAGFIKEVENKTLEEVAEGCLNELVNRSLLEVVKKNEFGRVKHCRMHDIVYLVALDKAKEECFGNVYKGQETFSLDSTRRLSIQSTGTKTSHESFSNSVTKYQSSATHIRAVYAFTSHVDIDMLRPVIASSHLLSTLDLEGCQIKKLPNEVFDLFNLRFLGLRYTGIEILPEAVGRLQNLEVLDALFTPLSSFPKGVGKLKRLWFLYACTLHKGPNLLWYGGIKVPRTITNLTGLHNLETIEASLETLSDVASLTVLRAFLVCNVKREHASNLCKAVKNMRHLVHLTIATSDNENQILPLEALDLPGTLSKLVLQGCLEKERMPQIISSWLQLKSLTKLSLISSKLDEVSFSSLMELRDLCYLELVQAYDGKKLYFSESSFPRLQRLGIFSATQLNQVQIEEGALENLEELRFNNCPNLECIPHGIEYLTAIEELYLENVAEELVEKLIKQESGVNEFNEELAKISHIKLIFVMSTEKKYRKRIVPLRVKELTG